The sequence below is a genomic window from Streptomyces sp. NBC_00582.
TGAGGACCGCGCCGATGGAGAAGTTCGGCGCGATGAGCACACCGGTCTCCGGGGAGGCGGCCAGCCAGTCGCCCAGCTGCGCGAGGCGCTCGTCGGTCCAGCCCGTCGTACCGACCACGGCGTGGATGCCGTGGCCGACGCAGTACTCGAGGTTCTCCATGACGGAGGCGGGCGTGGTGAGTTCCACGGCGACCTGGGCGCCGGTGTCGGCCAGCGTCTCCAGCTTGTCGCCGCGGCCCAGGGCGGCCACCAGCTCCATGTCCTCGGCGGCCTCGACGGCCCGTACCGCCTCGGAACCGATCCGGCCCTTGGCGCCGAGGACCGCCACACGCAGCTTGCTCATCTGTTGTGCTTCCTTACGGGAGTGGATTAGGCGACCGCGTCGTGCAGCCGGGCGGCCTGCTTGTCCTTGAGCGGGCCGATGACCGACAGCGACGGGCGCCGTCCCAGGATGTCGCGGGCGACCGAACGGACCTCGTCCGGGGTCACGGCCGCTATCCGGGTCAGCATCTCGTCGACGGACATCTGCTCGCCCCAGCACAGCTCACTCTTGCCGATGCGGTTCATCAGCGCACCGGTGTCCTCCAGGCCGAGCACCGTGGAGCCCCTGAGCTGGCCGATGGCGCGCCCTATCTCGTCGTCGGACAGTCCGTGCTGGGCGACGTGGTCGAGTTCGTCGCGGCAGATCCTCAGCACGTCGTGGACCTGCGAGGGACGGCAGCCGGCGTAGACGCCGAAGAGGCCGCAGTCGGCGAAGCCGGAGGTGTACGAGTACACGCTGTAGGCCAGGCCGCGCTTCTCGCGGACCTCCTGGAAGAGCCGGGAGGACATGCCGCCGCCGAGGGCGGTGTTGAGGACGCCGAGGGCCCAGCGGCGGTCGTCGGTGCGGGCGAGGCCGGGCATGCCGAGGACGACATGGGCCTGCTCGGTCTTGCGGCCGAGGAGTTCGACCCGGCCCGAGGCGCGGATGGTGCGTCGGCCGTCGCGCGGGGCGATCGGCGCGGCGTCCGTGTTCTTCAGGGCGCCCGCCTTCTCGAAGGCCGCGCGGACCTGCCGTACGACCTTGTTGTGGTCGATGTTGCCGGCGGCCGCCACGACCAGGTGCGTCGGGTCGTAGTGCTTCTTGTAGAAGCGGCGGATGCGGTCGGCGGTGAGGGCGTTGACCGTGTCGACGGTGCCGAGGACCGGTCGGCCGAGGGGGTTGTCGCCGAACATCGTCTGTGCGAACAGGTCGTGCACACAGTCGCCGGGGTCGTCCTCGGTCATGGCGATCTCTTCGAGGATGGCGCCGCGTTCGACGTTGACGTCCTCTTCGAGGATGAGGGAGCCGGTCAGCATGTCGCAGACGACGTCGATGGCGAGCGGCAGGTCGGCGTCGAGCACGCGCGCGTAGTAGCACGTGTACTCCTTCGCCGTGAACGCGTTCATCTCGCCGCCGACCGCGTCGATCGCGGAGGAGATGTCCAGCGCCGATCTGCGGGTGGTGCCCTTGAAGAGCAGGTGCTCCAGATAGTGCGTGGCGCCGTTCAGCGCGGGGGTCTCGTCGCGGGAGCCGACGTGGGCCCAGATGCCGAAGGTCGCGGAGCGGACCGAGGGGAGGGTCTCGGTGACGATGCGCAGGCCGCCCGGGAGGGTGGTCTTGCGGACCGTGCCGATGCCGCTCTCGCCCTTGATCAGGGTTTGGGTACGGGCGACGGCCCGCGCCTCCGAGGAGGTGCGGGCCGTCGCCGGGGAGCTACTCGACGTCACTTGTCGGTGTCGTCCTTCTGCTCGTCCGTGGAGCCTTCCTCGCCCTCGATCACGGGGATCAGGGAGAGCTTGCCGCGGGAGTCGATCTCGGCGATCTCGACCTGGACCTTCTGGCCCACGCCGACGACGTCCTCGACGTTCTCCACGCGCTTGCCGCCGGCCAGCTTGCGGATCTGCGAGATGTGCAGCAGACCGTCCTTGCCGGGGAGCAGGGAGACGAACGCGCCGAAGGTGGTGGTCTTGACGACCGTACCCAGGTAGCGCTCGCCGACCTCGGGCATCGTCGGGTTGGCGATGCCGTTGATCGTCGTACGGGCGGCCTCGGCGGAGGGGCCGTCGGCGGCGCCGATGTAGATGGTGCCGTCGTCCTCGATGGTGATCTCGGCGCCGGTGTCCTCCTGGATCTGGTTGATCATCTTGCCCTTGGGGCCGATGACCTCGCCGATCTTGTCGACCGGGATCTTCACGGTGATGATCCGCGGCGCGTTGGGGGACATCTCGTCCGGCGTGTCGATCGCTTCCATCATCACGTCGAGGATGTGGAGGCGGGCGTCACGGGCCTGCTTGAGGGCGGCGGCCAGGACGGAGGCCGGGATGCCGTCCAGCTTGGTGTCGAGCTGGAGGGCGGTGACGAACTCCTTGGTGCCGGCGACCTTGAAGTCCATGTCGCCGAAGGCGTCCTCCGCACCGAGGATGTCGGTGAGGGTGACGTAGTGCGTCTCGCCCTCGATCTCCTGGGAGATCAGACCCATGGCGATACCGGCGACGGGGGCCTTCAGCGGCACACCGGCGTTCAGCAGCGACATGGTGGAGGCGCAGACCGAGCCCATGGACGTCGAGCCGTTGGAGCTCAGCGCCTCGGAGACCTGGCGGATCGCGTAGGGGAACTCCTCGCGGGTCGGCAGGACCGGGACCAGGGCGCGCTCGGCGAGGGCGCCGTGGCCGATCTCGCGGCGCTTCGGGGAGCCGACGCGGCCGGTCTCGCCGGTGGAGTACGGCGGGAAGTTGTAGTTGTGCATGTAGCGCTTGCGGGTCACCGGGGAGAGGGTGTCCAGCTGCTGCTCCATGCGGAGCATGTTGAGGGTGGTGACGCCCAGGATCTGGGTCTCGCCACGCTCGAACACCGCGGAGCCGTGCACGCGCGGGATGGCCTCGACCTCGGCGGCGAGCGTACGGATGTCCGTGACGCCGCGGCCGTCGATGCGCTTCTTCTCCTTGATCACGCGCTCGCGGACCAGCTGCTTGGTGAGCGAGCGGTACGCGGCGGAGATCTCCTTCTCGCGGCCCTCGAACTCCGGGAGCAGCTTCTCGGCGGCCAGGCCCTTGACGCGGTCCAGCTCGGACTCGCGCTCCTGCTTGCCGGCGATGGTGAGCGCCTGGGCCAGCTCGGGCTTGACGGCGGCGGTCAGCGCCTCCAGGACGTCGTCCTGGTAGTCGAGGAAGATCGGGAACTCGCCGGTGGGCTTGGCGGCCTTCGCGGCGAGGTCGGCCTGGGCCTTGCAGAGGACCTTGATGAAGGGCTTCGCGGCTTCCAGACCGGCGGCGACGACCTCCTCGGTGGGGGCCTCGGCGCCACCCTTGACGAGCTGGATGGTCTTCTCGGTGGCCTCGGCCTCGACCATCATGATCGCGACGTCGCCGTCCTCCAGGACGCGGCCGGCGACCACCATGTCGAAGACGGCGTCCTCGAGCTCGGTGTGCGTCGGGAAGGCGACCCACTGGCCGCTGATCAGCGCGACGCGGACGCCGCCGATCGGGCCGGAGAAGGGCAGACCGGCGAGCTGCGTGGACGCGGAGGCGGCGTTGATCGCCACGACGTCGTACAGGTGGTCGGGGTTGAGCGCCATGATCGTGGCGACGACCTGGATCTCGTTGCGCAGGCCCTTCTTGAAGGACGGGCGCAGCGGGCGGTCGATCAGGCGGCAGGTGAGGATGGCGTCCTCGGAAGGACGGCCCTCACGGCGGAAGAAGCTGCCGGGGATCTTGCCGGCGGCGTACATCCGCTCCTCGACGTCCACCGTCAGGGGGAAGAAGTCGAGCTGGTCCTTGGGGTTCTTGGAGGCGGTGGTGGCCGACAGCACCATGGTGTCGTCGTCCAGGTACGCCACGGCGGAGCCGGCGGCCTGCTTGGCCAGGCGGCCCGTCTCGAAGCGGATGGTGCGGGTGCCGAAGGCGCCGTTGTCGATGACGGCCTCGGCGTAGTGGGTCTCGTTCTCCACTAGCGTTTTCTCCGTTACTTGTCGTCTTTTCGTCCCGCGCTGCCCGTGTGGCAGGGGGACGGTGACGGAGATGCGCGCCGTGCGGTGCGGGCCGGTCTTCGATCGAAGCACCCGGGGCTCGTTCCCCCGGGGGCCACTACCGAGGACCGGCGGCGGCTAGGTGCGCTCTCCTCGTTCGTTTGGTGATGCGTTGCCAGCCATCACCCTGTGTCATGCGTAGTGCGGTGTGCTACCACACTACAAAGGGGTGGTGACACTCCGCACGTTTCCGTACGTACAGCAAAAGGAGCGGCTCCCCAGAAACGGGAACCGCTCCCTCCACGGCGTCTTACTTGGCGCCGGCCGCACCGCGGCGGATGCCGAGGCGGTCGACCAGCGTACGGAAGCGCTGGATGTCCTTCTTGGC
It includes:
- a CDS encoding polyribonucleotide nucleotidyltransferase, which codes for MENETHYAEAVIDNGAFGTRTIRFETGRLAKQAAGSAVAYLDDDTMVLSATTASKNPKDQLDFFPLTVDVEERMYAAGKIPGSFFRREGRPSEDAILTCRLIDRPLRPSFKKGLRNEIQVVATIMALNPDHLYDVVAINAASASTQLAGLPFSGPIGGVRVALISGQWVAFPTHTELEDAVFDMVVAGRVLEDGDVAIMMVEAEATEKTIQLVKGGAEAPTEEVVAAGLEAAKPFIKVLCKAQADLAAKAAKPTGEFPIFLDYQDDVLEALTAAVKPELAQALTIAGKQERESELDRVKGLAAEKLLPEFEGREKEISAAYRSLTKQLVRERVIKEKKRIDGRGVTDIRTLAAEVEAIPRVHGSAVFERGETQILGVTTLNMLRMEQQLDTLSPVTRKRYMHNYNFPPYSTGETGRVGSPKRREIGHGALAERALVPVLPTREEFPYAIRQVSEALSSNGSTSMGSVCASTMSLLNAGVPLKAPVAGIAMGLISQEIEGETHYVTLTDILGAEDAFGDMDFKVAGTKEFVTALQLDTKLDGIPASVLAAALKQARDARLHILDVMMEAIDTPDEMSPNAPRIITVKIPVDKIGEVIGPKGKMINQIQEDTGAEITIEDDGTIYIGAADGPSAEAARTTINGIANPTMPEVGERYLGTVVKTTTFGAFVSLLPGKDGLLHISQIRKLAGGKRVENVEDVVGVGQKVQVEIAEIDSRGKLSLIPVIEGEEGSTDEQKDDTDK
- a CDS encoding M16 family metallopeptidase encodes the protein MTSSSSPATARTSSEARAVARTQTLIKGESGIGTVRKTTLPGGLRIVTETLPSVRSATFGIWAHVGSRDETPALNGATHYLEHLLFKGTTRRSALDISSAIDAVGGEMNAFTAKEYTCYYARVLDADLPLAIDVVCDMLTGSLILEEDVNVERGAILEEIAMTEDDPGDCVHDLFAQTMFGDNPLGRPVLGTVDTVNALTADRIRRFYKKHYDPTHLVVAAAGNIDHNKVVRQVRAAFEKAGALKNTDAAPIAPRDGRRTIRASGRVELLGRKTEQAHVVLGMPGLARTDDRRWALGVLNTALGGGMSSRLFQEVREKRGLAYSVYSYTSGFADCGLFGVYAGCRPSQVHDVLRICRDELDHVAQHGLSDDEIGRAIGQLRGSTVLGLEDTGALMNRIGKSELCWGEQMSVDEMLTRIAAVTPDEVRSVARDILGRRPSLSVIGPLKDKQAARLHDAVA